The Anastrepha ludens isolate Willacy chromosome 2, idAnaLude1.1, whole genome shotgun sequence genome contains a region encoding:
- the LOC128855605 gene encoding phospholipase A1-like — MKVFLLLAIFALAASAAPLEDDDVARVSGENGWYVPQLDGSFVWMTTEEGENLLAELESQEDMEGRLSTSPVTYYLYTRTNQYSGKKITADSKSISSSNFNGDHPTRFVIHGWTQSYEAVMNKIIRDAWLSNGEYNIIIVDWGRARSVEYASSVVAVPGVGKKVAGMIDYLVKNHGMSLDETEVIGHSLGAQVAGFVGKNVGTGKIHVIVGLDPALPLYSYDKPNQRLNSDDASYVESIQTNGGKLGFLKPIGKGAFYPNGGEKQPGCGLDLTGSCSHGRSCIYYAEAIQDNNFLSMRCDDYEDAVKKSCGGQYSGIKMGAVYNYELVGGDYYVPVHSTAPFGYGS, encoded by the exons ATGAAGGTGTTTTTACTTTTGGCAATTTTTGCGCTGGCAG CATCGGCTGCCCCATTGGAGGATGACGACGTTGCTCGCGTCAGTGGCGAGAATGGTTGGTATGTGCCACAGCTTGATGGCTCATTTGTCTGGATGACCACAGAAGAGGGTGAAAATCTGCTTGCTGAATTGGAAAGCCAAGAAGATATGGAAGGCAGGCTCAGCACCTCGCCTGTCACCTACTATCTCTACACCAGGACAAATCAATATAGTGGGAAGAAAATTACCGCTGACTCCAAGTCAATTTCGAGTTCGAATTTCAATGGTGACCATCCCACTCGTTTTGTGATTCACGGCTGGACACAGAGTTATGAAGCcgtaatgaataaaataattcgTGACGCTTGGCTTTCAAATGGCGAATACAACATCATTATTGTGGATTGGGGTCGTGCGCGTTCCGTTGAATATGCTTCCTCCGTTGTGGCTGTACCCGGTGTGGGAAAGAAAGTGGCTGGCATGATTGATTATTTGGTGAAAAATCATGGCATGTCATTGGACGAAACCGAAGTGATCGGTCATAGTTTGGGTGCACAAGTTGCTGGTTTTGTTGGCAAGAATGTGGGCACTGGTAAGATCCATGTCATTGTTGGTTTGGATCCTGCCCTCCCACTTTATAGCTACGATAAGCCAAACCAACGACTCAACAGCGACGATGCTAGCTATGTCGAATCCATACAGACAAATGGTGGTAAATTGGGATTTTTGAAACCCATTGGTAAGGGCGCTTTCTATCCGAATGGTGGTGAGAAGCAACCGGGTTGTGGTCTGGATTTGACTGGCTCCTGCAGTCACGGCCGCTCCTGTATCTACTACGCTGAAGCGATTCAAGATAATAATTTCCTCTCTATGCGTTGCGATGATTACGAAGATGCGGTGAAAAAGAGTTGTGGCGGTCAGTACAGTGGCATCAAAATGGGAGCAGTCTACAACTATGAACTCGTGGGCGGAGATTATTATGTGCCTGTACACAGCACGGCTCCATTTGGTTATGGtagttaa